A window from Nitrosopumilus adriaticus encodes these proteins:
- a CDS encoding NRAMP family divalent metal transporter yields MNERLSQFSKTAGPGILFACTAIGVSHLVQSTRAGADFGLLILGFVILVLLLKYPFFEYGSRYANSTQTSIIDGYKKLGKPALWLYFLLTISSMFFVTGAVGFVTAGFFENLFGIDFLGEWTVIILFAVCVGTLAIGKYNVLDSLIKIIAIVLLISTISAFLFALYNGPIDPVIGFEPKELWNITGIFFLLALMGWMPTAVDLSSWNSLWTLERIKQTSYKPKLKETLLEFRLAYIITSILAVMFVVLGSFIFYGSGEELPNNNSHFANKVVTLYTETIGDWSYIIIAASAFTVMFGTIIAVLDGYSRSLQRTVELIFTKKEDKIRTKFRTFYVIFLIVISTGALVVIFQFGSNLKELVDFATVLSFVIAPIIAIFNFRLVTGKYLEKEHQPSTLLKILSFSGIVFLSGFAIFFLFIKFLQ; encoded by the coding sequence ATGAATGAGAGATTATCTCAGTTTTCAAAGACTGCAGGACCCGGAATTTTATTTGCATGCACTGCAATCGGTGTATCCCATTTAGTGCAATCAACAAGGGCTGGTGCTGATTTTGGTTTACTGATTTTGGGATTTGTAATTTTGGTGCTTTTACTAAAGTATCCTTTCTTTGAGTATGGTTCTCGTTATGCAAACTCTACGCAAACAAGTATTATTGATGGCTACAAGAAACTTGGCAAACCTGCATTGTGGTTGTATTTTCTACTAACAATCTCATCAATGTTCTTTGTTACAGGTGCAGTGGGATTTGTCACTGCTGGATTTTTTGAGAATTTATTTGGAATAGATTTTCTTGGAGAATGGACTGTAATTATTTTATTTGCAGTGTGTGTTGGAACCTTAGCAATAGGAAAATACAATGTACTTGATAGCCTAATTAAGATTATTGCAATTGTCTTGTTGATTTCAACAATATCTGCATTTTTGTTTGCATTGTATAATGGGCCTATAGATCCAGTAATTGGGTTTGAGCCAAAAGAACTTTGGAATATTACTGGAATCTTCTTCTTACTTGCATTAATGGGGTGGATGCCAACAGCTGTTGATCTTTCAAGCTGGAATAGTTTGTGGACTTTGGAGCGAATAAAACAAACAAGCTATAAACCAAAACTAAAAGAAACACTACTTGAATTTCGTTTAGCCTATATCATTACTAGTATTCTTGCAGTAATGTTTGTGGTACTTGGTTCTTTTATCTTCTATGGTTCTGGTGAAGAACTACCAAACAATAACTCTCATTTTGCAAACAAAGTTGTAACACTATACACTGAAACTATTGGTGATTGGAGCTACATCATAATTGCAGCATCTGCATTTACTGTAATGTTTGGAACAATCATTGCAGTACTCGATGGATATTCAAGGTCATTGCAGAGAACAGTGGAGTTGATTTTTACCAAAAAAGAGGACAAAATACGCACAAAATTTCGCACATTTTATGTAATTTTCTTAATTGTAATATCTACTGGCGCCCTTGTGGTGATATTTCAATTTGGAAGTAATCTCAAGGAATTAGTTGACTTTGCAACTGTTTTGTCATTTGTAATAGCGCCAATAATTGCAATTTTTAATTTTAGATTAGTTACCGGTAAATATCTTGAAAAAGAGCACCAGCCATCTACTTTGTTGAAAATTTTGAGTTTTTCGGGAATAGTTTTTCTGAGCGGATTTGCAATCTTCTTTTTATTTATAAAATTTTTACAATAA
- a CDS encoding CBS domain-containing protein, with amino-acid sequence MTKRQPKVLVNIPVPLTSIIKQPISIPPNTIILDARDILIRHKIGRLPVVRGKK; translated from the coding sequence ATGACAAAGAGACAACCAAAAGTTCTTGTAAATATCCCAGTACCGCTAACATCTATCATAAAACAACCCATCTCTATTCCTCCTAATACTATTATTCTTGACGCACGAGATATTTTGATTCGCCATAAAATTGGAAGACTCCCAGTGGTTCGTGGAAAAAAATAG
- a CDS encoding response regulator, whose protein sequence is MKILTIDDNQDITELLTITLTAMGHEVTSSNTGQEGLKLLTNNRYDVVLLDLAMPDFSGRDVINKLETMGNLKDFNIVIFTASSINDSEIESLIKKGVCGIIRKPIEVDQLEKEISKLAS, encoded by the coding sequence ATGAAAATACTTACTATTGATGATAATCAAGACATTACGGAATTACTAACTATTACATTGACTGCTATGGGGCATGAAGTAACATCCTCTAACACCGGCCAAGAAGGTTTGAAACTATTAACAAATAACAGATACGATGTTGTTTTGTTAGATCTTGCGATGCCTGATTTTTCAGGACGGGATGTAATAAACAAACTTGAAACTATGGGGAATCTTAAAGATTTTAACATTGTAATATTTACTGCTTCGTCAATCAATGATTCTGAGATAGAATCTTTAATCAAAAAAGGCGTATGTGGAATCATTCGTAAGCCTATTGAAGTTGATCAACTTGAAAAGGAAATATCTAAACTAGCATCTTGA
- a CDS encoding CBS domain-containing protein, with protein MNTPRTIKYESSLADVLKKIIDEKKSRLLVTEDGKITGLVSEKDLGIFLLTDATERTLDEIPLSEIIKKIISVDENTGIDKCAQLMMTNEIGSLVLTRNDEVVGIITKTDLVRYFTKIDSQKIVGEYMSPYYAWQYSDTPLYKVVLKMIDEKISRVILRDHEESPVGIVTFRDLFNLALSLGDKEDVLDNTDPLISVIFPRKGFISDSGFGGSTKINEIMSKDIVSVNYDDDLIKTAKLLLEKNINGAAVLSGHGNIIGIISKTDIVKALAFLL; from the coding sequence ATGAATACTCCTAGGACTATAAAGTATGAATCCAGCTTGGCAGATGTTTTAAAAAAAATAATTGATGAAAAGAAAAGTCGACTTTTGGTCACAGAAGATGGAAAAATTACAGGACTTGTGTCTGAAAAAGACTTGGGAATTTTCCTCTTAACTGATGCTACTGAAAGAACTCTTGATGAAATCCCGCTATCTGAAATAATTAAAAAAATAATCAGCGTTGATGAAAATACTGGAATTGATAAATGCGCTCAATTGATGATGACCAATGAAATAGGCTCTTTGGTTTTAACTCGCAATGATGAAGTTGTTGGGATTATTACAAAGACAGATCTAGTTCGTTATTTCACTAAAATAGATTCCCAAAAAATTGTAGGTGAATACATGTCTCCGTATTATGCTTGGCAATACTCTGATACTCCTCTATACAAGGTGGTTCTGAAAATGATTGATGAAAAAATTTCCAGAGTTATTCTGCGTGATCATGAAGAGTCCCCTGTTGGAATTGTCACATTCAGGGATTTGTTTAATTTGGCATTGTCTCTGGGCGACAAAGAAGACGTGCTAGATAATACTGATCCACTGATATCTGTAATATTTCCCAGAAAAGGATTCATTTCTGATTCTGGATTTGGCGGTAGTACAAAAATTAATGAAATAATGAGTAAAGATATTGTTTCTGTAAACTATGATGATGATTTGATAAAGACTGCAAAACTTCTTTTGGAGAAAAATATCAATGGTGCAGCAGTCCTATCAGGACATGGAAATATCATAGGAATTATTAGTAAAACAGACATTGTAAAGGCGCTGGCCTTTTTGCTATGA
- a CDS encoding ABC transporter substrate-binding protein has protein sequence MSQTEILDFEINSEEKIIIGVSKWIENDDQNLNVLSFKKQITDWNISGKEIEFIVKSARGSQERQQEIIQEYVDTKIDLIYTLTTPGTLIAKKITSDIPIVFSVVTYPVEAKIINSLENSGNNLVGVRNYVPMTKQFELISDTLSIKTIGFIHRQGEVNSEIQLNEAIPVADDLGIQVIDIAANSISNTSELLSENIGDLDAIYLACDTLIQSGADVVAIKIATENSVPVFTCNLDAIKKGAMMGNVADISGLGKIAGEKATYILQGTKPTNLVTETQRIPLIVINLPVAETLDIEIPQKTLEKASIIIQ, from the coding sequence TTGTCTCAGACTGAAATCTTAGATTTTGAAATAAATTCAGAAGAAAAAATTATCATTGGTGTTTCAAAATGGATTGAAAATGATGATCAAAATCTTAATGTGTTAAGTTTTAAAAAACAAATAACTGATTGGAACATTTCTGGAAAAGAGATAGAATTTATAGTTAAATCCGCACGTGGAAGTCAAGAGCGCCAGCAAGAAATAATTCAAGAATATGTTGATACAAAAATAGATTTAATCTATACTCTTACTACTCCGGGAACACTAATAGCTAAAAAAATAACTTCTGATATTCCAATCGTATTTTCTGTCGTGACATATCCAGTAGAAGCAAAGATTATCAATAGTTTAGAAAATTCAGGTAACAATCTTGTTGGAGTAAGAAATTACGTTCCAATGACTAAACAATTTGAATTAATTTCTGACACACTTTCAATTAAGACTATTGGCTTTATTCATAGACAAGGAGAAGTTAACTCTGAAATTCAATTAAATGAGGCAATACCGGTAGCTGATGATTTAGGCATACAAGTTATTGACATTGCTGCTAATTCTATCTCGAATACTTCGGAACTACTTTCTGAAAATATTGGTGATCTGGATGCAATTTATCTTGCTTGTGACACACTAATTCAAAGTGGTGCTGATGTGGTTGCAATTAAAATAGCAACTGAAAACAGTGTACCCGTTTTTACATGTAATCTTGATGCGATAAAAAAAGGTGCCATGATGGGGAATGTTGCAGATATTTCTGGACTAGGTAAAATTGCAGGAGAGAAAGCCACATACATTTTACAAGGGACCAAGCCTACAAATCTTGTTACAGAAACTCAGCGAATTCCATTAATTGTTATTAATTTGCCTGTTGCTGAAACTCTTGACATTGAAATCCCGCAAAAAACCCTTGAGAAAGCTTCTATAATTATTCAATGA
- a CDS encoding DNA-3-methyladenine glycosylase I yields MKKRCEWAKDEPNTTYHDVEWGKPQHDDRKLFEFLVLEGAQAGLSWTTILKRRDGYRKAFSDFDARKVSKYNQKQIEKLLKDESIIRNKLKINSAINNAKQFLKIQEEFGSFDKYLWGFVNHKPIKNKFKKHSDLPASTEISEKLSLDLKKRGFNFVGPTICYALMQAIGMVNDHTSECYLYQK; encoded by the coding sequence ATGAAAAAAAGGTGTGAATGGGCAAAAGACGAGCCTAACACAACCTATCATGATGTTGAATGGGGAAAACCACAGCATGATGATCGTAAATTATTTGAGTTTCTGGTATTGGAGGGGGCCCAAGCTGGTCTATCTTGGACTACTATTCTCAAGCGAAGAGATGGATACAGGAAGGCATTCTCAGATTTTGATGCCCGCAAAGTTTCAAAATACAATCAAAAACAAATAGAAAAACTGCTCAAAGACGAATCCATTATTCGAAACAAACTCAAGATAAACTCTGCAATTAATAATGCCAAACAGTTTCTAAAAATTCAGGAAGAATTTGGCTCATTTGATAAATATCTCTGGGGATTTGTAAACCACAAACCAATCAAAAATAAATTCAAAAAACACTCTGATTTGCCAGCATCCACTGAAATTTCAGAAAAACTAAGCCTCGATCTTAAAAAACGTGGCTTTAATTTTGTGGGGCCCACTATTTGCTATGCGCTAATGCAGGCAATTGGGATGGTAAACGACCATACCTCTGAATGCTATCTGTATCAAAAATAA
- a CDS encoding carbonic anhydrase, whose amino-acid sequence MAEGKFATSVSCMDGRIQIPLNKWIKENYSADYVDTITEPGVDKNITQVIESIKTKVGISINAHKSELIVVSGHYDCAANPVSDEEHIAQIKNAVEVISSWNLGAKVIGVWVDGSWNIVPV is encoded by the coding sequence ATGGCTGAAGGAAAATTTGCAACATCTGTATCCTGTATGGATGGACGAATTCAAATTCCATTAAACAAATGGATTAAAGAAAATTATTCTGCAGACTATGTAGATACCATAACTGAACCAGGTGTGGACAAAAACATAACACAAGTCATTGAATCAATTAAAACCAAAGTTGGCATATCAATTAATGCCCACAAATCTGAATTGATTGTAGTGTCAGGTCACTATGATTGCGCTGCAAATCCTGTATCTGATGAAGAACACATTGCTCAAATAAAAAATGCAGTTGAAGTTATTTCTTCATGGAATTTGGGTGCCAAAGTCATTGGTGTTTGGGTTGATGGTTCCTGGAATATTGTGCCTGTTTAG
- a CDS encoding sensor histidine kinase translates to MSQIFLISASFGSIYIVEIQESNSVNHVNLAGKNRMYAALTLHEIDKFDDGITTKANLYKVFDDYSQNIFLLKNGGIFLGASIKPLSEQYLPDLLIIEERFFELQLIIHNLQGVSGSLTSKELLEIEQIEFELLDVTDSLTEKLTIDANKAIKQKETLGIVLPIINAVVYVATIYVIFQTLKRENKKIQKLEKLYTIGQMASRLAHDLRNPLTVIKSSVDMLELKSTEKNEFTKSMCDRMKGSVKEIFHIIDDVLEFARTKELNISESSLLNILNQSVSSFNFPNAVTIELPQNDVTIKCDAIKLQSVFVNLFVNAMYAMNNNGKITVKIDETSTWVKILVIDSGPGIPKDILPQVFEPLFTSKPSGTGLGLGICKNIIEQHNGKISVRNDPTTFTVEFPKT, encoded by the coding sequence ATGTCACAAATATTCTTAATTTCTGCAAGTTTTGGTTCAATATACATAGTAGAAATTCAAGAATCAAATTCTGTTAATCATGTAAACCTTGCAGGAAAAAACAGAATGTATGCTGCTTTAACACTGCATGAAATTGACAAATTTGATGATGGGATTACAACCAAAGCAAATCTTTACAAAGTTTTTGATGACTATTCCCAGAATATCTTTCTTTTAAAAAATGGTGGTATTTTCTTAGGTGCTTCAATTAAACCACTCTCAGAACAATATCTTCCAGATTTGTTAATTATAGAAGAGAGATTTTTTGAACTACAGCTAATCATACATAATCTTCAAGGGGTAAGTGGTTCACTGACTAGTAAAGAATTACTTGAAATTGAACAAATAGAATTTGAGTTGCTTGACGTTACTGATTCACTAACAGAAAAACTAACAATTGATGCAAATAAGGCAATAAAACAAAAAGAAACTTTGGGAATTGTTTTGCCAATAATTAATGCAGTAGTGTATGTAGCAACAATTTATGTAATATTTCAAACATTGAAAAGAGAAAATAAAAAAATCCAAAAACTAGAAAAACTTTACACCATTGGTCAAATGGCTTCCAGATTAGCTCATGATCTGAGAAATCCACTCACTGTGATCAAATCAAGTGTTGATATGCTAGAACTAAAATCAACTGAAAAAAACGAATTCACAAAATCAATGTGTGATAGAATGAAAGGATCTGTTAAAGAAATATTTCACATTATAGATGACGTGTTAGAATTTGCAAGAACAAAGGAATTGAATATATCTGAATCATCATTATTGAATATTTTAAATCAATCTGTTTCCAGTTTTAATTTCCCAAATGCTGTAACAATAGAATTACCGCAAAACGATGTGACAATAAAATGTGATGCTATCAAACTGCAATCTGTTTTTGTGAATTTATTTGTTAATGCAATGTATGCCATGAACAATAATGGAAAAATAACTGTAAAAATTGATGAAACTAGCACATGGGTGAAGATTTTAGTCATTGATTCTGGACCTGGAATCCCAAAAGATATTCTGCCTCAAGTATTTGAGCCACTATTCACATCAAAACCATCGGGAACTGGTTTGGGATTGGGAATTTGCAAAAATATTATTGAGCAACATAATGGAAAAATCTCTGTTAGGAATGATCCTACTACATTTACAGTTGAATTTCCAAAAACGTAA
- a CDS encoding sensor histidine kinase produces the protein MIPELESIPSDYSYYEEQIGTNRLSEKIGGPLSEPFVHHNIHTLTLIDDLGENVVLESNLVATTDDGTKFLDERKTYEVNKKLRTNSVSHEGFFTFPPHTQKQDYFMTFPLAFTDALFSFDGVDVKHGVEVFRFNCISQPYDITNAIPKFENQPIFSYYTCTIWVEPITGKHIDFQLNWESYYEFDSKKILVEQGGKETTDEYVSILVSDVNRVKTSYIFYEQIMPLFFLFVSVFAFLIYFRTRSKGVEEVQKENIILSKNIEELHQIDKMKEEFLSMISHELKTPLTPITLLASALKDEKIMGKLSPKQFDAVDRILRSSKEIAQLIEDMFDAYKLDLKNITYVNDEFKISELLNEVTQSYEETCSQNGIKLINTAHETGKMIGDTKRIKQVLNNMLNNSIDFVPKIGGEIVINASLQNNSIVFSVRDNGIGISKENQERLFSKFYQVDTSVTRKHGGSGLGLTICHGLVTGMGGKIWVESDLGRGTTFYFSLPKNPNDVKN, from the coding sequence GTGATACCTGAACTTGAGTCTATACCCTCTGATTATTCCTATTATGAAGAACAAATTGGAACAAATAGATTATCTGAAAAAATTGGGGGTCCTTTATCTGAGCCATTTGTTCATCATAATATTCACACCTTAACCTTGATTGATGACTTGGGTGAAAATGTTGTGTTGGAATCAAATCTTGTAGCCACAACTGATGATGGCACAAAATTTTTAGATGAGAGAAAAACATATGAGGTTAATAAAAAACTACGTACAAATTCAGTCTCTCATGAAGGATTTTTTACATTTCCACCACATACTCAAAAGCAGGATTATTTCATGACTTTTCCTTTAGCATTTACTGATGCATTGTTTAGTTTTGATGGTGTAGATGTAAAACATGGTGTAGAAGTTTTTCGTTTTAACTGCATTTCACAACCTTATGATATAACAAATGCAATTCCAAAATTTGAAAATCAACCAATTTTTAGTTATTACACTTGTACAATTTGGGTTGAACCAATCACTGGAAAACACATTGATTTTCAATTAAATTGGGAAAGCTATTATGAATTTGATTCTAAAAAAATTCTTGTAGAGCAAGGTGGAAAAGAAACAACAGATGAATATGTCTCAATTCTTGTCTCTGATGTAAATAGAGTAAAAACATCCTATATTTTTTATGAACAAATAATGCCGCTATTCTTTTTATTTGTAAGTGTTTTTGCATTTTTGATATATTTTAGAACTAGAAGTAAGGGTGTAGAAGAAGTACAAAAAGAAAATATTATCTTATCTAAAAATATTGAAGAATTACATCAGATAGATAAAATGAAGGAAGAATTCCTCTCAATGATTTCACATGAATTAAAAACTCCACTGACACCAATTACTTTATTGGCTAGTGCATTAAAAGATGAAAAAATAATGGGTAAGTTGTCTCCAAAACAGTTTGATGCAGTCGACCGAATTTTAAGATCATCAAAAGAAATTGCCCAACTAATTGAAGATATGTTTGATGCTTACAAACTTGATCTGAAAAACATCACATATGTGAATGATGAATTTAAAATCTCTGAATTATTGAATGAGGTTACTCAATCATATGAAGAAACATGTTCACAAAATGGAATTAAATTAATTAACACTGCTCATGAAACTGGGAAAATGATTGGTGATACAAAAAGAATAAAACAAGTGTTGAATAATATGCTTAATAATTCAATTGATTTTGTTCCTAAAATTGGTGGTGAAATAGTAATCAATGCATCATTACAAAATAATTCAATTGTTTTTTCTGTACGTGATAATGGTATTGGAATTTCAAAGGAAAATCAGGAACGCCTTTTTAGTAAATTTTACCAAGTAGATACTTCAGTTACAAGAAAGCATGGGGGTTCTGGATTGGGTCTTACCATATGTCATGGATTGGTAACTGGCATGGGAGGAAAAATTTGGGTTGAAAGTGATTTGGGAAGAGGTACTACTTTTTACTTTTCCTTGCCCAAAAATCCTAACGATGTAAAAAATTAG
- a CDS encoding CBS domain-containing protein produces the protein MSQQDFNSVLIQNVMTRAMITVNPATTAKQIAKMMEQGGIGAIFVKENDNPVGIVTDRDFATKIAANGLSLETPAAKIMSSPLITINHNEPISAAAERMTEKKIRKLAVTDNGKIVGIITSTDLVTQLAK, from the coding sequence ATGAGTCAACAAGATTTCAACTCTGTCCTGATTCAAAATGTGATGACTAGGGCAATGATTACAGTAAATCCTGCAACAACTGCCAAACAAATTGCAAAAATGATGGAACAAGGTGGAATAGGTGCCATATTTGTCAAAGAAAATGACAATCCTGTGGGAATTGTAACTGATAGAGACTTTGCAACAAAAATTGCAGCAAATGGTCTTTCTCTTGAAACTCCTGCTGCAAAAATAATGTCTTCCCCATTAATTACGATAAATCATAATGAGCCAATTTCTGCTGCTGCAGAAAGAATGACTGAGAAAAAAATTCGAAAACTTGCAGTAACTGATAATGGAAAGATTGTTGGTATTATTACATCAACAGACTTGGTAACTCAGCTGGCAAAGTAA
- a CDS encoding C2H2-type zinc finger protein, whose product MTDLDVESSRKLKCNKCGSRFKYPERLEKHKEIAHKKKKEKCRACGAEFHTTEDLRKHKKVCKERM is encoded by the coding sequence ATGACAGATTTAGATGTAGAAAGTTCAAGGAAACTAAAATGTAATAAATGCGGTTCTAGATTCAAGTATCCCGAAAGACTTGAAAAGCACAAGGAAATTGCACATAAAAAGAAAAAGGAGAAATGCAGAGCTTGTGGTGCTGAATTTCATACTACAGAAGACCTAAGAAAACACAAAAAAGTTTGTAAGGAAAGAATGTAA
- a CDS encoding pyridoxal phosphate-dependent aminotransferase yields the protein MKFVIDQQVQDIEMPENLKLNTFLQEFHSDCPSPECSFGFYGFAFGQSPFHVPNPIQKALIKNVGKGAYAPIQGINELCNAISEYSKYYFHVDVDPKRIYVGPGTKEILFNLLEILHGTVILPTPAWLGYLPQIRFLKKNYHMLPTGVNKKIKPHDLRKLSLRLQDRQKILILNNPNNPTGLLYDKLELEEIAEVCREQNIVVISDEIYAQTTYDFSKFVTMGKIYPEGTFVTNGLSKSHSAGGYRIGYVIFPENAKDVRIQFKKIQATEYTSVSTPIQHAAVEGFQFSKEMDEYLNITRKIHEIMGEYTYHGLKSIPGIKSTKPQATFYLLADFNHLKEEFERSNIQTSQKFSESLIQHPYHTAIVGGDTLVLERTDFSARMAFVDYNGKQAFENYLSDPPKTNSDRIEFVRDNAPRIVSGLDMIELYFEHLTRNAKSRIECKYEEFTIPN from the coding sequence TTGAAATTTGTAATTGACCAGCAAGTACAAGATATAGAGATGCCAGAGAATCTCAAGCTAAATACATTTTTGCAGGAATTTCATTCTGATTGCCCCAGTCCAGAGTGCAGTTTTGGATTCTATGGTTTTGCATTTGGCCAATCACCATTTCATGTACCCAATCCAATTCAAAAGGCACTAATCAAAAATGTAGGCAAGGGGGCATATGCACCCATTCAAGGAATTAATGAGCTATGCAATGCCATTTCAGAATATAGTAAATATTATTTTCATGTAGATGTTGATCCAAAGCGAATCTATGTCGGCCCCGGAACAAAAGAAATACTATTCAATCTTTTAGAGATATTGCACGGTACAGTAATTTTACCAACACCTGCATGGTTGGGATATCTTCCACAAATCAGATTCCTGAAAAAAAATTACCACATGTTGCCAACAGGCGTAAATAAAAAGATCAAACCGCATGACTTGAGAAAATTATCTTTAAGATTGCAAGACAGGCAAAAAATTCTGATACTGAATAATCCAAATAACCCGACAGGTCTTTTGTATGATAAATTAGAATTAGAAGAAATTGCCGAAGTATGCAGAGAGCAGAACATCGTAGTAATTTCTGATGAAATTTATGCCCAAACAACATATGATTTTTCAAAATTTGTCACCATGGGAAAAATTTACCCAGAAGGGACATTTGTGACAAACGGTTTATCAAAATCCCATTCGGCAGGAGGATATAGAATAGGATATGTGATTTTTCCAGAAAATGCAAAAGATGTAAGAATTCAATTCAAAAAAATTCAAGCTACAGAGTATACTTCAGTATCCACACCAATTCAGCATGCTGCAGTAGAAGGATTTCAATTTAGTAAAGAGATGGATGAGTATCTCAACATTACAAGAAAGATTCATGAAATAATGGGAGAATACACTTACCATGGTTTAAAGAGTATTCCAGGAATAAAATCTACAAAACCACAAGCTACATTTTATCTTCTTGCAGATTTTAATCACTTAAAAGAAGAGTTTGAAAGATCAAACATTCAAACTTCACAGAAATTCTCTGAATCATTAATTCAGCATCCATACCACACAGCAATTGTGGGTGGCGACACGCTTGTTTTAGAGAGAACCGACTTTAGTGCACGAATGGCGTTTGTAGACTATAATGGTAAGCAGGCATTTGAAAACTATTTGAGTGATCCTCCAAAAACAAATTCAGATAGAATAGAGTTTGTACGAGATAATGCCCCAAGAATAGTCTCCGGATTAGACATGATAGAATTGTACTTTGAGCATCTAACAAGGAATGCAAAGTCCAGAATCGAATGCAAATATGAAGAATTTACAATACCAAATTAA
- a CDS encoding sensor histidine kinase, translated as MKNSPSSNTSSLTGNQEIDLLLTNLSNTFNNSEELENLKHLFASEIKNHLQVKLMNKKLFNMYSSKLDEIEQLNSNLSVEIEKKVKELIIAEKFSNIGKLTSVLAHDIRNPLAVLQAIVTNLEMKDKDDKKYASEVKRLYATIDRINEQITDTLNYLKDTELVLNTISLQTCINEAISIVKIPEEIRVKVSQNDETINGDFHKLEMVFSNLIKNSIDSIGDKSGEISIDISNDETDISVIIYDSGPALSDLNKIFEPLFTTKTTGTGLGLPSCKSIIELHGGTITASNDPKKFIITLPQI; from the coding sequence TTGAAAAATTCTCCATCCTCTAACACTTCTTCTTTAACTGGTAATCAAGAAATTGATTTACTGCTAACAAATCTAAGTAACACGTTTAACAACTCAGAAGAATTAGAAAATTTAAAACACCTTTTTGCATCTGAAATCAAAAATCACCTTCAAGTCAAATTAATGAACAAAAAATTATTTAATATGTACTCTTCTAAGCTTGATGAAATAGAGCAATTAAATTCTAATTTGTCTGTAGAAATTGAAAAAAAGGTCAAAGAACTTATAATTGCCGAAAAATTTTCAAATATTGGAAAACTTACTTCAGTTCTGGCACATGATATTCGAAACCCATTAGCTGTTTTACAGGCAATCGTCACAAATTTGGAAATGAAAGACAAAGATGACAAAAAATATGCTTCTGAGGTAAAACGATTGTATGCTACTATAGATAGAATTAATGAACAAATTACTGATACTTTGAATTATCTTAAAGATACTGAGCTTGTATTAAACACAATTTCACTTCAAACTTGTATAAATGAAGCCATTTCCATAGTCAAAATTCCAGAAGAAATACGAGTAAAAGTTTCTCAAAATGATGAAACCATTAATGGTGATTTTCATAAACTAGAAATGGTTTTTTCTAATCTGATTAAAAATTCTATAGATTCTATTGGAGATAAATCTGGTGAAATTAGTATAGATATATCCAATGACGAAACTGACATAAGCGTAATTATTTATGATTCAGGTCCTGCATTGTCTGATTTGAATAAAATTTTTGAGCCTCTTTTTACTACAAAAACAACTGGTACAGGTTTGGGTCTGCCAAGCTGCAAATCAATAATTGAATTACATGGAGGAACTATAACTGCAAGTAATGATCCAAAAAAATTTATTATAACATTACCACAAATCTAG